From the Kribbella sp. CA-293567 genome, the window CCGGAACCGGCGACCCCTGTCACCACGGTCAGTACGCCGAGCGGGATGTCCACGTCGACGTCCTGCAGGTTGTGGGTCGAAGCGCCGCGGATTTCCAGCTTGCCTGTCGCGGACCGCAACTCCGGCTTCAGGGCCGCGCGATCGTCGAGGTGCCGGCCGGTCAACGTGTCGCTGCCGCGCAGTTCCTCGATGGTGCCCTCGAAGCAGATCGTGCCACCCGCCGTACCGGCGCCGGGGCCGAGATCGACGACGTGGTCGGCGATCGCGATCGCCTCCGGCTTGTGCTCGACGACGAGCACCGTGTTGCCCTTGTCGCGCAGCCGCAGCAGCAGGTCGTTCATCCGCTGGATGTCGTGCGGGTGCAACCCGATGGTCGGCTCGTCGAAGACGTAGGTGACATCGGTCAGCGACGACCCGAGGTGGCGGATCATCTTCACCCGCTGCGCCTCACCGCCGGACAGGGTGCCGGCCGGCCGGTCCAGCGACAGGTAGCCCAGGCCGATCTCCACGAACGAGTCGAGCGTGTGCTCCAGCTTGTCCAGCAGCGGCGCGACCGACTTGTCCTGGACGCCGCGGACCCACTCGACCAGGTCGCTGATCTGCATCTTGCAGCAGTCGGCGATGTTGGTGCCGTTGATCTTCGACGACCGGGCGCCCTCGTTCAGCCGGGTCCCGTCGCACTCCGGGCAGGCGGTGAAGGTGATCGCCCGCTCCACGAAAGCGCGGATGTGCGGCTGCATCGCCTCGACGTCCTTGGCCAGGAACGACTTCTGGATCTGCGGGATCAGCCCCTGGTAGGTCAGGTTGATGCCCTCGACCTTGATCTTGGTCGGCTCCTGGTAGAGCAGCGCCTGGGTCTCCTTCTTGGTGTACTTCGCGATCGGCTTGTCCGGGTCGAAGAAGCCGCAACCGCGGAAGATCCGGCCCTGCCAGCCGTCCATGCTGTAGCCGGGAATGGTCAGCGCGCCCTCGTTCAGCGACTTGCTCGCGTCGTACAGTGCGGTCAGGTCGAAGTCGGTGACCGAGCCCCGGCCTTCACACCGCGGGCACATCCCGCCGGTGATGCTGAAGCTGCGCCGCTCCTTGGTCTCCTGACCGCCCTTGGAGATGGTGACCGCGCCCGCCCCGGAGATCGAGGCGACGTTGAAGGAGAACGCCTGGGCCGAGCCGACGTGCGGCTGACCGAGCCGGCTGAACAGGATCCGCAGCATCGCGTTCGCGTCGGTCGCGGTGCCGACGGTGGAGTGCGGGTTGGAGCCCATCCGCTCCTGGTCGACGATGATCGCGGTGGTCAGACCCTCGAGTACGTCGACGTCCGGCCGGGCCAGCGACGGCATGAAGCCCTGGACGAAGGTGCTGTAGGTCTCGTTGATCATCCGCTGTGAGTCGGCCGCGATGGTGCCGAACACCAGCGAGCTCTTGCCCGAGCCGGAGACCCCGGTGAAGACCGTCAGCCGGCGTTTCGGGATCTCCAGGCTGACGTCCTTCAGGTTGTTCACCCGGGCGCCCTGGACCCGGATCAGGTCGTGGCTGTCGGCGACGTGGTGCCCGGCCGGCGGCGTACTGGTGGTGGTGCGCTTGCTCATCGGTTCTCCATCTCGTCGGGCGGCGCCGTCCCCGGCGGCGCCACCTGGCAGGGCAGTGCGGAACTACTCGGCGACCTGCTGCTGAGCGATCTGCTGAAGGCGGACCATGTTGCCGGCCGGATCCCGGAAGGCGCAGTCGCGGACGCCGTACGGCTGGTCGATCGGTTCCTGGACGACCTCGACGTCGGTGGCCTGCAGTTTCGCGAAGGCCGCGTCCACGTCGGGGGTGGCCAGCAGGATGCCGGCGTAGGTGCCCTTGGCCATCATCTCGACGATGACCTTGCGCTCGTCCTCGGTGATGCCGGGGTCGACCGCCGGCGGGTGCAGCACGATGCTGGTACCGGGCTGGCCGGGCGGGCCGACCGTCAGCCAGCGCATGCCGTTGTAGCCGACGTCGTTGCGCAGTTCGAAGCCGAGCGCGTCGCGGTAGAACGCGAGCGCGGCGTCCGGGTCGTGGTGGGGCAGGAAGCTCGCACTGATCGTGATGTCCATGCCGATCACGCTAGCTGCGGCGCGGTGCCCGGCGCTTCTCGATTCCTGATCGGTCTGCTCACCTGCTTGGAGAAGATCGACGGCATCCCGGCCAGCGGCTCGGACGCGCCCGCCTCCTGCCGGTAGACGCTCGGCGGTACGCCGACCAGCTCGGTGAAGCGGGTGCTGAACGTCCCCAGCGAGGAGCAGCCGACCTCGAAACAGACCTCGGTGACGCTCAGGTCGCCCCGGCGCAGCAACGCCATCGCCCGCTCGATCCGCCGCGTCATCAGGTACGAGTACGGCGACTCTCCGTAAGCGAGCCGGAACTGTCGGCTAAGATGCCCACCGGACATGTTCACCCCGCGGGCCAGCGCCTCGACGTCGAGCGGCTGCGGGTACTCCCGATCGATCCGGTCCCGGACGCGACGCAGCAGTGCGAGATCGCGTAGCCGCTGTTCCTGGTCCGTCTTGCCGCTCACCCGAAAGATCGTGCCATATTCCCCGCCACCTCGGCAGCAGGAAGTGCCTGGCGCAACTTTCCCGGAGTTCTTCTCATCGTGCTTCCTGCCAGGGGGAGAGTACGAACCAGTTGGAGGAAGTCGTGACGGGTCGACTTGCAATGGGCGCGACGGTGGGGTTCGCGCTCGCGCTGGGCGGGCTGGTGGTCGCGCCGGCCGAGATTCAGGCCGCGCCGCCGCGACCCGGAATCGCGGTGCTGCCGGATCTGCCGGAGCCGGGGGTGGCGCAGTTCGATCCGGCCGGGAGCAACGTCGTACCGGCGGTTGCCGCGGCGGCGACCGATCTGCGGAAGTCGTCCCGGAAGACGACCGCCGCGGGCACCGGCACCTACACCTGCTCCGGCTTCAGCACGGTGGACGACGCCACCACCGTCGCGATGCTGCAGGCCGACACCTACGCCTGGGGACCGTACGCCGCTTACCGAGTGGGCAACGGCAGCGGAAACGTCAACTGGCGGGTCAATCCGTACAAGAACCCCAGCTGGTACATGTGGTTGCACTCACTTCGTTGGCTGGGGCAAGGAATTCTGGCCGGCAGTCAGGGCGACCTGGCCGCGCTGAACCGGGTCACGGCGATCACCAGGGACTGGGTCACCGACAACCCGTACTCGTGGAAGGGCGACATCGGCGCCTACGAGTCCACGATGCACCGGACCAACGTGCTGCTCTGCGTCCGGGCCGCGATTCTCGCGGGGCTCGGCGCCGACGCCCTACCGGCGGCGTACGGCTGGCTCGACGTGGCGCTGGTCAACCACGCCAGGTTTCTGATCGCCAACTGGAGCGGTGCCTGGAACCACGGCACCGACGAGAGCATCGCGCTCTTCGGTGTCGGCTGCACGCTGAACCGCGAGGACTACAAGACCACCGCGCAGAACCGGCTGGCCAGCGGGATCACCACCGCGATCGATGCTCAGGGATCGACCAACGAGCAGTCCACCGCCTACGCGCAGTTCAACTACTCGCTGTGGGGACGCGCCGTCGCCGCGCTCGAAGCCTGCGGAGCCGACCCCGGTACGACGATCGACGAGCGCCGGGAGCTGCTGGCCGGCTGGCTGGCCCTCGCCACCAACTCGCTCGGCAAGCTGCACCAGCTCGGCGACTCCGAGGTGGTCTCCACCAGCCCGATCACCGGTACGCCGCTGCACTACGCGGGCAGCAACGGGGTCGAGGGGCTGGCCCCGGAGCGCCGGATCGGCACCTTCGACGCCGGTTTCGTGTTCGGCCGGACCGGCTGGGGGCAGACGCGACCGTTTCGCCAGGAGTCGACGTACAGCATCCGGTACGGGCCCTCCCGCGCTCTCCACGGGCACAGCGACCACACCGCGATCACCTACACCTCCCGCGGCCGCGACATCCTGATCGACGCCGGTCACGCCGGCTACCAGCCCGACGTCTGGCGCACCTGGGCCAAGAGCCAGTACGCCGCCAGCTCGATGACCACCCCGCTCGCCGCGGAGACCTACCCGGCCACCAAGCTGACCAGGAAGGCCTTCACCCCGACGTCGGAGTTCTACGAGTTCGCCGATTCGCCGGGCGCGGGGATCAGCCGCAACCGCGCGGTCCTGGTGCTCAAGGACCCCGACCTGATCGTCAGTCTCGACCGGGCCAGTGCCAAGGCGCCGCAGCAGTTCCAGACGCTGTGGCACCTGCCCTCGGACCAGCGGGCGACGGTCTACTCGCGAACGACGGCGATCGGGGCGAAGGCCGGTGACGACACCCGGACCATCCTGTTCCAGGTCCCGTACCGGCAGGCGCTGCCGGCCGGCGCGATCCTGGTCAAGCAGGGCCAGACCAAGCCGATCCAGGGCTGGCACTACCCGAACATCTTCACCCGCACGCCGGCCCCGACGCTGATGTTCGCCCGGTCCGGCACCAGCGCGTCGATCCTGTCCGTGATCGCGCCGGTGCCGGCCACCGGATCCGTGCAGTACAAGGGCCGCTGGTCCGGTACGACGTACATCGTCGACCTGGTGGCCGGCGGCAAGAAGGTGTCCTTCGGGATCACCGCCGGCGGAGCCCTCTACCGGGTCAACTGACCCACCGGAGCAGGTTCGGTCACCGGGACGGGGGTTTCGAAGGCGCCCGTCCCGTGCAGGTCGATGGTCGGCAGCAGCCGGCCCAGCCAGGCCGGCAGCCACCAGTTGGCGTCGCCGAGCAGTTTCATCGTGGCGGGGACCAGCACCAGGCGCACGATCGTCGCGTCCACGAGGACCGCGACGGCCAGACCGAGACCGAACATCTTCGCGGTCGGGTTCTCGCCCAGGATGAAGCCGGAGAAGACCGAGATCATGATCAGCGCGGCCGAGCTGATCACCCGTCCGGTGACGGCGATCCCGCGGACCACCGAGGCCTGGTTGTCGCCGGAGCCGAGGTACTCCTCGCGGATCCGGGACAGCAGGAACACCTCGTAGTCCATCGACAGCCCGAACAGGATCGCGAACATGAACAGCGGGATGAACGGCAGGATCGGCAGCGGCGCCTCGACCCCGATCAGCTCGGCGCCCCAGCCCCGCTGGAACACCATCACCATCACGCCGAAGGACGCGCCGATCCCGAGCAGGTTCATCAGGGCCGCCTTCAGCGGCACCAGGATCGACCGGAAGACGACGGTCAGCAGCAGGAACGACAGCAGGACGACCGCGCCGATGAACCACGGCAGCCGCTCGCCGACCCGCTGACCGGTGTCGAGGGCGCTCGCCGTCTGGCCGCCGAGGTGAGCTTTGGCCGGACTCTGCCCGAGTACTGCGGGGAACACGTCCGCCCGGAGCCGTTTGATGGTGGTGAACGTGGCGTCGTCCTGAGGTCCTGTGGTCGGGTAGGCGACCAGGGTGGCGACACCGGCGGTCCGCCCGGGCTCGGCGACGGCCGCGACCCCCCGGTCTGCCGCGATGGCTTCACGCAGTGGCTGGACGACGCTGGAGTCCGCGGAAACGTCGACCGCGATCACCAGCGGCCCGTTCGCGCCCGGACCGAAGCCCTTGGCCACGAGGTCGTAGGCCTGCCGCTCGGTGCGGTGCTGCGGCAGGGTGCCTTCGTCCGGCGTACCGACTCGGAGGTCGAGCGCGGGGGCGGCCAGCGCGAGCAGGACGACGGCGGTCCCGGCGGCGTACAGCTTGGCGTTGCGTGAGACGTGCTCGCCCCAGCGCTGCCAGCTCGAGACCTTGGTGGTCAGGGCAGCGGCGGTGCCGGTCCGGCGGCGACCGAAGCCGATCCGGTTGATCCACAACCCGGCCAGGCCGAGGAACGCGGGCAGCAGCGTGATCGAGGCGATCACCATGATCAGCACGATGATCGAGACGGCGATCCCGCCGGCGGTCAGGAACGGTATGCCGGCCACCGCCAGACCGAGGATGGCGACGACCACGGTTCCACCCGCGACCACGACGGACTGTCCGGCGGTGGCGACTGCCCGGCCGACCGACTCCTCGACCGGCAGTCCTTGCGCCAGGTATTCGCGGTGCCGGGTGACGAGCAGCAGCGCGTAGTCGATACCGACCCCGAGACCGACCATGCTGCCTACCACCGGCGCCCAGGTCGGTACGTCGATGAAGTAGGTGACCAGCGCCAGCGAGCTGGTACCGAGGCCGATCCCGAACAGAGCGAGACCGATCGGGAGCCCCATCGCGATCACCGAGCCGAACGCGAGCAGCAGCACGACGGCCGCCGCGATCAGGCCGATCAACTCGCCCGCTCCGGTCTCCGCCTCCTCGAAGGCGACGGCCAGATCTCCACCCAGCTCGATCCGCAGCGGTGAACCCTCGGCAGCCTGCCCCGCGAACGTCTGAAGATTCTGGAGATCGGTCCCCGAGAGGTCGTCGATCACCGGATACTGCAGCCGGACGATCGCCACTCTGCCATCCGGCGAGATGGTCGCGGGGCCGGCCGCGAGGACGTTGGGCAGCCGCGCTGCCTCCGCCTCGACCTTGGTCAGCGCCGCTCGCGCCTGACCGGAATCGGCGAAGGTCGCGTTCTCGGCCGTCGGCGTGGCCACCAGCTGGGCGGTCAGGCCGGCCTGGTTCGCGCCGGCCTTGGTCAGCAGGTCCGTCGCGTTCTGCGAGTCCAGCCCCGGTACGGCGGTGCTGTTGTCCAGCTTCTGCCCGAAGAGTCCGGCGGCCGCGAACACCACGGCGGCCAGGAGAAGCCAGGTTCCGATCATGGTCAACGGGCGACGGGCGGCGTACCGGCCCAATCGGTACAGAGCTTGCGGCATCATTCGTGTTCTCCTTCGACGGTCCCGGCAAATCCCGGTCCCAGCGTGGCGAGCCGCGGCGGCCGGTACCTCGGGCGAAGAGCCGGACTTCGCTCGGCTTTCCGGCCGACCGGCGAGCCGTACTTTCGGCCGGTACGCCGGACGCCTGCGCTGTCTACGCTGAGGCCATGGCGATGAACGCGGTCCGAGCTCTGTGGGGCGAGCCGCGGGCACCCCTGGCGCCGAAGCGGGTCTGGCGGGACTGGGTGCTGCTCGCCCTGCTGCTGCCCACGGCTGTTCTCGAAGGTGTACTGCGGCCCGACCTTGCGTGGCGACCGGTTGCGCTGGTGTGGGCGTTGGTGGTGCTGGTGACGCTGTTGTGGCGGCGTACGCATCCGTTGGCCGTGGTTGCCATCGCGTTCGGTGCCGCGATTCTCAGCGCTGTCGCAGTGCTGGTCGCTGATGCGCCGGCTGTCGGGTTGAACACGCTGGTCGCCGTAGTGCTGCTGCCGTACTCGCTCACGCGCTGGGGTTCCGGCCGCGAGGTCGGGATCGGACTGCTGATCTGCCTCGTCGCACTGGTGCTGGGCACAGCCGCGGACTACACGGGAATCACCGAGGCAGTGCTTGGCGGGGTGTTCCTGTTCACGCCGGCGGTGCTGGGGGCCGCGGTCCGCTACTGGGCCGCCACCCGGCATCGCGAGCTCGACCGGATGAGGCTGCAGGAGCGTGCCTTGCTGGCCCGCGAGTTGCACGACACGGTCGCGCATCACGTGTCGGCCATCGCGGTACGGGCGCAGGCCGGGCGGGTCGTCGCGGCATCGCATCCTGAGGCGGCGATGGAGGCACTGGTCGTGATCGAGGCGGAGGCTTCGCGCACGCTGGCCGAGATGCGGGTGATGGTCGGCGCGCTGCGGGCGGAGGAAGTGGCCGCGCTGTCACCGCAACAGGGTTTGGCCGAGCTCGAGCGGCTCGCGGGCAAGGTCGGGGACGGGCCGCGGGTCGAGGTGGAGCTGTCCGGCGACCTTGCCGACTTGGGATCCCCGGTCGGTGCCGCGCTCTATCGCATCGCGCAGGAGTCGGTCACGAACGCGGCCAGGCATGCGCGGCACGCCACCCGCATCGACGTACGGGTGGTCGGAGACGGGGAGTGGATCCGGTTGACGGTGGACGACGACGGGGACGCCGGAGCGGCGGGGCCGGCCGGCTTCGGGTTGATCGGGATGACCGAGCGGGCCACCTTGCTGGGCGGGTCTTTCGTCGCGGGCCCTGGGGTCGAGCGGGGCTGGAGCGTCGCGGCCGTGCTGCCTCGGAGCGGGGTGGCCGGGTGACGATCCGCGTGCTGGTGGCCGACGACCAGGAGATCATCCGGACCGGGTTGT encodes:
- a CDS encoding excinuclease ABC subunit UvrA codes for the protein MSKRTTTSTPPAGHHVADSHDLIRVQGARVNNLKDVSLEIPKRRLTVFTGVSGSGKSSLVFGTIAADSQRMINETYSTFVQGFMPSLARPDVDVLEGLTTAIIVDQERMGSNPHSTVGTATDANAMLRILFSRLGQPHVGSAQAFSFNVASISGAGAVTISKGGQETKERRSFSITGGMCPRCEGRGSVTDFDLTALYDASKSLNEGALTIPGYSMDGWQGRIFRGCGFFDPDKPIAKYTKKETQALLYQEPTKIKVEGINLTYQGLIPQIQKSFLAKDVEAMQPHIRAFVERAITFTACPECDGTRLNEGARSSKINGTNIADCCKMQISDLVEWVRGVQDKSVAPLLDKLEHTLDSFVEIGLGYLSLDRPAGTLSGGEAQRVKMIRHLGSSLTDVTYVFDEPTIGLHPHDIQRMNDLLLRLRDKGNTVLVVEHKPEAIAIADHVVDLGPGAGTAGGTICFEGTIEELRGSDTLTGRHLDDRAALKPELRSATGKLEIRGASTHNLQDVDVDIPLGVLTVVTGVAGSGKSSLIHGSLPSSADVVSIDQAAIRGSRRSNPATYTGLLEPIRKAFAKANGVKPALFSANSEGACPNCNGAGVIYTDLAMMAGVATPCEVCEGKRFKEEVLDYHFGGRDISEVLAMSVTEAERFFADGEAKTPAAHKILAHLADVGLGYLSLGQPLTTLSGGERQRLKLATHMSEKGGIYVLDEPTTGLHLADVEHLLGLLDRLVDSGKSVIVIEHHQAVMAHADWIIDLGPGAGHDGGQIVFEGTPAELAAKQSTLTGEHLAAYVGS
- a CDS encoding VOC family protein produces the protein MDITISASFLPHHDPDAALAFYRDALGFELRNDVGYNGMRWLTVGPPGQPGTSIVLHPPAVDPGITEDERKVIVEMMAKGTYAGILLATPDVDAAFAKLQATDVEVVQEPIDQPYGVRDCAFRDPAGNMVRLQQIAQQQVAE
- a CDS encoding helix-turn-helix transcriptional regulator, with product MSGKTDQEQRLRDLALLRRVRDRIDREYPQPLDVEALARGVNMSGGHLSRQFRLAYGESPYSYLMTRRIERAMALLRRGDLSVTEVCFEVGCSSLGTFSTRFTELVGVPPSVYRQEAGASEPLAGMPSIFSKQVSRPIRNREAPGTAPQLA
- a CDS encoding heparinase II/III domain-containing protein yields the protein MTGRLAMGATVGFALALGGLVVAPAEIQAAPPRPGIAVLPDLPEPGVAQFDPAGSNVVPAVAAAATDLRKSSRKTTAAGTGTYTCSGFSTVDDATTVAMLQADTYAWGPYAAYRVGNGSGNVNWRVNPYKNPSWYMWLHSLRWLGQGILAGSQGDLAALNRVTAITRDWVTDNPYSWKGDIGAYESTMHRTNVLLCVRAAILAGLGADALPAAYGWLDVALVNHARFLIANWSGAWNHGTDESIALFGVGCTLNREDYKTTAQNRLASGITTAIDAQGSTNEQSTAYAQFNYSLWGRAVAALEACGADPGTTIDERRELLAGWLALATNSLGKLHQLGDSEVVSTSPITGTPLHYAGSNGVEGLAPERRIGTFDAGFVFGRTGWGQTRPFRQESTYSIRYGPSRALHGHSDHTAITYTSRGRDILIDAGHAGYQPDVWRTWAKSQYAASSMTTPLAAETYPATKLTRKAFTPTSEFYEFADSPGAGISRNRAVLVLKDPDLIVSLDRASAKAPQQFQTLWHLPSDQRATVYSRTTAIGAKAGDDTRTILFQVPYRQALPAGAILVKQGQTKPIQGWHYPNIFTRTPAPTLMFARSGTSASILSVIAPVPATGSVQYKGRWSGTTYIVDLVAGGKKVSFGITAGGALYRVN
- a CDS encoding MMPL family transporter — protein: MMPQALYRLGRYAARRPLTMIGTWLLLAAVVFAAAGLFGQKLDNSTAVPGLDSQNATDLLTKAGANQAGLTAQLVATPTAENATFADSGQARAALTKVEAEAARLPNVLAAGPATISPDGRVAIVRLQYPVIDDLSGTDLQNLQTFAGQAAEGSPLRIELGGDLAVAFEEAETGAGELIGLIAAAVVLLLAFGSVIAMGLPIGLALFGIGLGTSSLALVTYFIDVPTWAPVVGSMVGLGVGIDYALLLVTRHREYLAQGLPVEESVGRAVATAGQSVVVAGGTVVVAILGLAVAGIPFLTAGGIAVSIIVLIMVIASITLLPAFLGLAGLWINRIGFGRRRTGTAAALTTKVSSWQRWGEHVSRNAKLYAAGTAVVLLALAAPALDLRVGTPDEGTLPQHRTERQAYDLVAKGFGPGANGPLVIAVDVSADSSVVQPLREAIAADRGVAAVAEPGRTAGVATLVAYPTTGPQDDATFTTIKRLRADVFPAVLGQSPAKAHLGGQTASALDTGQRVGERLPWFIGAVVLLSFLLLTVVFRSILVPLKAALMNLLGIGASFGVMVMVFQRGWGAELIGVEAPLPILPFIPLFMFAILFGLSMDYEVFLLSRIREEYLGSGDNQASVVRGIAVTGRVISSAALIMISVFSGFILGENPTAKMFGLGLAVAVLVDATIVRLVLVPATMKLLGDANWWLPAWLGRLLPTIDLHGTGAFETPVPVTEPAPVGQLTR
- a CDS encoding sensor histidine kinase, with the translated sequence MAMNAVRALWGEPRAPLAPKRVWRDWVLLALLLPTAVLEGVLRPDLAWRPVALVWALVVLVTLLWRRTHPLAVVAIAFGAAILSAVAVLVADAPAVGLNTLVAVVLLPYSLTRWGSGREVGIGLLICLVALVLGTAADYTGITEAVLGGVFLFTPAVLGAAVRYWAATRHRELDRMRLQERALLARELHDTVAHHVSAIAVRAQAGRVVAASHPEAAMEALVVIEAEASRTLAEMRVMVGALRAEEVAALSPQQGLAELERLAGKVGDGPRVEVELSGDLADLGSPVGAALYRIAQESVTNAARHARHATRIDVRVVGDGEWIRLTVDDDGDAGAAGPAGFGLIGMTERATLLGGSFVAGPGVERGWSVAAVLPRSGVAG